The genomic stretch TAACTAAGTACTTCATAAATTAACACCATAAGACGCATACAACAAAAATAGTAGTAATTTATTGATATGTAAAGCTAATTAACTAGCGCCACTTCTTGGTTATATTGAATTTAATGATACTGTGATTTTGATCTAGATTATTATGAAAGACGAAGAAAAACATCCATCTTAATAGTGAAGTTAATTAGAAAGAGTATTTTTATTACGTTATTTATATTTCATATTTATTTAATGAAAACTCAATTATTTCCATTCATAATCTACATTTGATAAAGAATAAAAATACTTACTTCGGTTTTACATTAAGCATAATATCGCCATCCAAGCATTAGATGCTTAGACTTTCTGCTAGCTCACCTCTATCTCAAAGCGTTTGGCACTGGTACGAACTACACAAATTGATCTCCATCAGTCTGTGCTCCACAGGTTAGTGATACTCTACCGCCAAATATAAAGCCCACGTCCTATGGCTCAGCAAAGCCTGTAGATAAGGTCATTAAGTAGCAATGTCGATTAATATTTCAGATCTAACAAATGCACTAACTAAAGTCGAACACGTTCATAAAGTTCAGTTGGAAAATGTCCATCAGTTTTTCAAAACAAACGAAGCTTTATCAATCGAAACATTCAGTCAAATCATCGCCTGTGATTCTATTGATGAACGATTTAAAACGATCGACAAAGCGTTTTCGCCCCTAGGTGATGTAAAAACTTACCTATTAGAGGCGTCTTACTTAGTTAGCTAACGCAGCATGATCCACAAACAAAAAGCCCCACTCATATGGTGGGGCTTTCTTTCTATCTTAGTCAGTAACGATTACAGCTTGTAGCGATCATCAATCACGGTGACTTCTGGGAAGGATTTACCGCTCTTCATGGCTTTTTCAGTCTCTTTCTTAACAGCTTCATCAATCCAGAAGTTACCGATATCCATTGGATGCAGAACCCATTCCGTTGCTTTAGTCATGCCATCTTTTGGAATTTTAACCCAACGCCAATGTGCTACACGTGAGTAAGGCACCATGTATCCAGGAACAATAATATTTGCTTCTTTTACGTATTCTTGAATCTGGTGCGACAGCTCATAACGTTTATTCTGATCAAACTCTGCATCATACGCTTCGATCAACTTATCGAGTTCTGGGCTACTGTAGTTGGTGTGAGCATTGGTTTGCGGCTTGTTCGCATTGTCAGAATGCAAGTACTCCCAGTAAGCTGGAATCTCACCAGATCCCATGTTCAGGAATGCCAACTGGTGCTTCTTCTCTAGAATGTACTTAAACGCAGATGAACCATCGACCAAGTTCAATGTGAACTCTAGACCTGCCAGTTTCGCTTGCTCTTTTAAGTATGCAATACGAGGTGTCCATGAGTTGTAACCGTACGTAATCGCAAAGCTTAAACGTTGGCCTTTGTCGTTTACGCGAATACCATCTGAACCTAGAGTATCAAAACCTGCTTTTTCGAAATGCTTAACCGCAGCATCGACATCAAACTTTGGCGGTGTGTTGTTTGGATCGTCATACTCACCATGACCAAAGCCCAAACCATGTGGCTTACGTGAGTAGTCACCACGCATGATGTTCTCTATCATGCCATCAAAATCTGTTGCAGCCATGATGCCTTTGCGCACTTCAAGATTATCCAACAAAGGCATTGCCGTATTCATCCATACGCCACCAGCGCCTTGTGGTGATTGGTTGAATCCCCAATACTTTTGGATATAACCTTTTTTGTAAACATCAGTGTTCGTTTTATCGTGCCAAAAGCTTGGTAGCACCATTTCAAAGTAATCGAGATTGCCTTTTTCGAAGTGCTTCATCGCAATGTCAGGATCGCGAATAACTGTGATACGGACTTTCTCTACGTTATAACGGTTCTTGTAGTAACGATTGTTGTAGCCCCACCAATCTTCACCAACATGCTTAAAGGTAACACTTTTCCCTTTTTTAACCTTATCTAGGTAGTATGGTGCTGCCGTTGGTTCCGCTTTGAAGTTAAATTTACGTACAAAGTTATCCGGCATGCCATCGTTGTTTTCATCCTTCTCACCTTTGAAAAAGTGTTTTGGACGAGGTTGGAAGCCATTGCTTGGCATATTAATCATGACCATCAGAGAGTCATGACTCTGTGCAACCGCTAAATTAACGCGGATGGTGTAATCATCAATTTTTTCCACGCTAACAATGCTGTTGGTAAAAAAGTCATTGTACCAAGGGTCAATAATGTCTTTTGAGGTGTAGTACTGCATCATGAAGACATAATCATCGGCCGTGATCTTCTCACCATCAGACCATTTCGCGGTGTCATCAAGCTTAAAATAAACCGTTTTATTATCTTCACCAAATGCCCATGACTTAGCCAATTGAGGAATCCACTTACCCGTATTTGGGTGACGTTGAGCCATTTTTGGTGTGCCATCCATCAAATATTGACGCAATCCAGAGTTAGCATCCGGGCCAACACTACGTAATGTCTGTGGGAAACTTTCGATGTAAGTGCGGTAAGTTCCACCATAAACGGCTTCTTCCGAAGCAAATAACGGCTCATTATTGTTTGAAACCCACTCGATATCAGCAGGCAACTCAGCTGCATGCAGTTGGAAACTGACAGCAGTCAGTGCAGCCAAAACTGAAAATGGCATTTTTTTGGTCATATTTCTTCCTTGTTGTGTTTGCGCACTAAGGTCAGTACAAGGAAGACGAGTGTGAAGCTCACGATAGGCTGCGGACACGACAGTACGCAGATAGGAAATAGTAGGAGGATAATATGAAAGCGACATCCTGCCGACTTCTATATTGATTTCAAAGAGTTTCACCAGGTCATCCTAGACCTTACAACGCAGTGAATGCATCTTCGACATAGTATTCGTTACCTATTTGTAACGCAAGCCATCTACAGCACATGGTTGCATTTTCGGCTTATCATTATCAATTATGTTATTAAAGTGTGATCGATATAGTGCATTCCCCTGAAGGACTAAGAATAATCCGTAGAACCTTTGTTCTCATCGGGTAATTCGTTGTTCTGAGAGAGAAAAAAGGTGAGGCATCCTAGCCTCACCTTTATCCATTTAATGCTCGAGAGTTATTACTTGCTAGCTAAGCTGTCGTTGATAGATTTCAATACGGCAGCAGGGTCCGTCGCCTGAGTGATCGGACGGCCAATAACAAGGTAGTCAGAACCCGCTTGAATAGCATCAACTGGCGTCATAATACGACGTTGGTCGCCTTGCTCAGAACCAGCAGGACGAATTCCTGGAGTGATCAGTTTAAACTCTTTACCTAGCTCATTTTTAAGTAGTGAAGATTCTTGCGCAGAGCACACTACGCCATCGAGACCTGAGTTCTTAGTCAATGTCGCTAGACGAATCACTTGCTCTTGCGGTTCAACATTCAGACCAATACCTGCCAAGTCACTTTGTTCCATGCTAGTCAGTACCGTTACACCAATCAGAAGTGGACGGTCTTTACCATATGGCTCAAGAATCTCACGTGATGCTGTCATCATACGCTCACCACCGCTTGCATGAACGTTCACCATCCATACACCTAACTCAGCAGCAGCGCGTACCGCTTTTGAACAGGTGTTCGGGATATCATGAAATTTCAAATCCAGGAATACGGAAAAACCACGTTTGTGGAGTTCACGTACGAAATCAGGACCAAATAGCGTAAACATTTCCTTGCCGACTTTTAGGCGACATGACGCAGGATCAATTCTATCTACAAACGCTAGCGCATCAGCTTGGTTATCATAATCCAGTGCGACAATAACTTTTTGGTCGATCATTTCATCTCCTAATTATTTTTGGTTCTTTTACTTGTTAGACATAAGGTTAAAAAAATGCAGCGGACAGAAACTCTGCCAGCTGCATTAAAACTATTCACCATCCAATCCGCGGATTGGCTTGATCGTCCCCCACCCTTTACAGGAAGGGCAATGCCAATAAAGGGAATGAGTAGAGAAGCCACACTTCCTGCATCGGTAGTGCGGTTTTACTTTTAATTGTTCTCCAACCATCGCTTGTAATGTAGATAAACTGTCTTTTGCGCGACCGTCTTCAGCCTCTGCAATGTGGTAGTCAATCAGGCGATAAAAGCCCTTCATGGTTGGATTTTTCAGTAGCTGTTTCGTCAGCAATTCTTGGGCAGCGCCGACGCTTTCATGGTGAGCGACTAACTGAGCCAGCATCAACTCCGCTGACACCCCTGCCTTTTTATCAATGCAGGCGCGTAAAAACTCGACCAGTTCATCTTCTTGTCCGAGATGGTGATAGCACTCAGCAATTGTCGGCAAAACGTCGCTCACAAAGTCTTTGTCTTGCTCCAATACACCCGTTAGATACTTAATGGTTTGTTTGTAGTCTTCTGATTCCAAGTAAATCCGGCCGAGCGAAATACTTGCTCGAACACATTTTGGATCTTCGGAAAGTGCTTTTTTGAAATGCTGGATAGCTTTATTCGTATTGCCATCAGCTTGGTCTAGCATGGCAATTTCACACCAAAAATGCGCAATATTTGTACGCATACGACTACGCTGATTACCCATTTTAGCTAGCTGATTGGCGTAATGAATCGCTTTTTCCCATTCACGCGTTTGCTGGTAAATAGTGACTAACTGTTGGAGCGCCGCCTCTTTGTAATCGGGCTCTTCAACTAATTGTTCGAAGATTTTTTCAGCTCGGTCTAAAAACCCCGACACCATATAGTCTTTCGCTAACTGCTGCAGGGCTAAGTTTTTCTGATCTAGAGTCAAACCAGAACGAGAAATGAGATTTTGGTGGATACGAATAGCACGGTCGACTTCACCACGAGAACGGAAAAGATTACCCAGCGCTAAGTGAGTATCAATCGTTTCGTTGTCAACTTGGAGCAATTCAATAAAGTGGTCTACGGCTTTATCTGATTGATCAGAGAGCAGTAAGTTCAGACCCGCCATATACTGACGGGAAATTTGATGAGATTGCTTCTGCTTGTCTTGCTGAGCGCTGCGATGCCCCATGTACCAGCCATACGCAGCCGCTATCGGCAACAACAAGAAGAGTAGTTCAAGCATTAAAGTTAAGCCTTATCCTTATGCCTGTTTTTCAATGGCTGGCTTTGAAGTTTTTTCTGCTTCAGCCGGCTCGTACTTTTTCAGTTTCTTTTTAAGACGTCGAACTTGAAGCTGAGTTTTTAGTTGGATGCTAGCGAAGATAACCCAAGCTACAGCAAAACCAACCACAAATACCACGCCCAATAGCGTTGATAAATGGAATTCTCCTTTCGCTAGAAGGTAATTAAAGGTCACAAGTTCTTGGTTTTGTGAGCCTAAAGCCAGTGCAACTAAAAAGAGAACTAAAACAGCAACGATTTTTATAATTTTCATTTTACATCACCCTTCGAGGAGTAAGTAGGTAAGATTATGCAGGAAAATGCTTCTTCAGACTACGTATATTAGCAATAATCTATACCCAAGTAACCTCAAGATGCTGGGTTTGTAGACACACCCTAGAAGTTAAAGTTATTTGGGTATCACAACTTGCGTATGAAATGACCTAATTGAATTTTCGTAAGCGATATTACAAAAAAGCGGCATACACAAAAGTATGCCGCTTTTTTAATCCAATAAGAGTGCGTTAGCCTAGATTCACACGCTCACGAAGCTCTTTACCAGGTTTGAAATGTGGAACGTATTTACCTTCCAATTCCACTTTGTCGCCCGTTTTAGGGTTACGACCGACGCGAGGCTCACGGTAATGAAGAGAAAAACTACCAAAGCCACGGATCTCGATACGATCACCGCTCTCTAGTGTAGAGGCCATGTGCTCTAAAATATCTTTTACAGCATCCTCTACCTCTTTCGCTGATAAATGTGTTTGCTCAGCGCAGAGTCTTTCAATCAGTTCAGACTTAGTCATAGTTGCCCTCTTTGAGTATCTTTATCACTCATTATAGTAAGTAATACTAATTCCAACAAACACTTGCTAACAATTCTAGACAAAATTTACGCAAATTGCGTAATGATGAAATGCCTTTTATTAAGATAGTTTACCAGCATTAGTATTACTACTTTGAACATAAAAAAGGAGCCTTGCGGCTCCTTTTTAGCTTAAGCGAGTATATTATTCGCCTTTAGCAGCTTTGAAAGCGTCAGCCATTGCATTACCAAAAGCAGCTTCGTCTTGCTTGTTGATAGATGCCATTGCTTCTTGCTCTTCAGCTTCATCTTTAGCTTTGATAGATAGGTTGATTACGCGGTTCTTACGGTCTACACCTGTGAACTTAGCTTCAACAACATCACCAGCGCTTAGGATTAGAGAAGCATCTTCTACGCGATCGCGAGATACTTCAGAAGCACGGATGTAACCTTCAACGCCTTCTGCGATTTCAACAGTAGCACCTTTAGCGTCAACTGCAGTTACAGTAGCGTTAACTAGAGTACCTTTCTTGTTGTCAGCAACGTAAGCATTGAATGGGTCGTTTTCCATTTGCTTGATGCCTAGAGAGATACGCTCACGCTCAGCGTCTACTGCTAGAACAACTGCAGAGATCTCGTCGCCTTTCTTGTACTCACGTACAGCTTCTTCGCCAGCAACATTCCAAGAAATGTCAGATAGGTGAACTAGACCATCGATGCCGCCTTCTAGACCGATGAAGATACCGAAGTCAGTGATTGACTTGATCTTACCAGTAACTTTGTCGCCTTTAGCTTGTGCTTCAGCGAATGACTGCCATGGGTTAGCTTTACACTGTTTCAGACCTAGAGAGATACGACGACGTTCTTCGTCGATTTCAAGAACCATAACCTCAACTTCGTCGCCAACATTAACAACTTTAGAAGGGTGGATGTTCTTGTTAGTCCAATCCATTTCAGAAACGTGTACTAGACCTTCAACGCCTTCTTCGATTTCAACGAAGCAGCCGTAGTCAGTTAGGTTAGTTACGCGACCAGTTAGTTTGTGACCTTCTGGGTAACGCTTAGCGATTGCTACCCATGGATCTTCGCCTAGTTGCTTAAGACCTAGTGATACGCGAGTACGCTCACGATCGAACTTAAGAACTTTAACTTGGATCTCGTCACCAACGTTAACGATTTCAGATGGGTGCTTAACGCGCTTCCAAGCCATATCTGTGATATGTAGAAGACCGTCAACGCCACCTAGGTCAACGAACGCACCGTAGTCAGTAAGGTTCTTAACGATACCTTTAACTTCAGAACCTTCTTGTAGAGTTTCTAGAAGCTCGTCACGCTCAACGCTGTTTTCAGATTCGATAACAGCACGACGTGAAACAACTACGTTGTTACGTTTTTGGTCAAGTTTGATAACTTTGAACTCTAGCTCTTTGTTTTCTAGGTGAGCAGTGTCGCGGATTGGACGTACGTCTACTAGAGAGCCAGGAAGGAAAGCACGGATACCGTTTAGTTCAACAGTGAAACCGCCTTTAACTTTACCGTTGATGATACCAACAACAGTTTCAGCTTCTTCGTAAGCTTTCTCAAGAACGATCCAAGCTTCGTGACGCTTAGCTTTCTCACGAGAAAGTTGAGTTTCACCGAAACCATCTTCAACAGCGTCTAGAGCTACGTCTACTTCAGCGCCAACTTCAACTTCAAGTTCGCCAGCAGCGTTCTTGAACTGTTCAGCAGGGATAGCAGATTCAGACTTAAGACCAGCGTCAACAAGAACGAAACCGTTCTCGATAGCTACTACAGTACCTTTAACGATGCTGCCTTGTTGGAATTCTGTTTCGTTTAGAAACTCTTCAAAGAGTTGAGCAAAAGATTCAGTCATTTATTTAATCTTCAATAAATTAAACGTCCACGGGCATCCTACCTCATGGGGTTATTAAATTCGCCGGTCATCATCCTTGCGACCAACGCTCTTAGCTTAGTCGAGTATCATTACTCAGCTAGCTTCGATTCGATATATTGTAGTGCCTTTTCTACTACTTCGTCGATAGTCATCGACGTAGAATCTAGCACAAGCGCATCCTCTGCAGGGCGTAGTGGCGCCACTGGGCGGTTACGATCACGGTCGTCACGCTCTTGGATCTCGCTTAAAAGGTCAGCAAATCTAACATCTAACCCTTTATCTTGCAACTGTTTAAGGCGTCGATTTGCACGCTCTTCCGCGCTTGCATCAAGGAAAATTTTTGCTTGAGCACTTGGGAATACAACCGTACCCATATCACGACCATCAGCAACAAGGCCAGGAGCGGCTTCAAATGCACGCTGACGGCGCAATAATGCTTCGCGAACGCGTGGTAATGCAGCCACTTTAGACGCAGCCATACCCGTTTCTTCTTTACGAAGCTCACCTGAGACATCTTCACCTTCTAAGATAACCTTCACTAGGTCACCTTCGGCGATAAATTGGACGTCTAGGTGTGTCGCTAGCGGGACAAGAGCATCTTCAGACTCAGTATCAACACCGTGGTGAATCGCAGCGAGTGCAAGTACACGATAAATTGCGCCAGAGTCTAAGAGTTGGAAACCCAACTTTTTCGCCAGCAACATACATAAAGTGCCTTTACCTGCACCACTAGGTCCATCTACGGTTACAACCGGAGTTTGAGAGGACATGTTCTTCTCCACCTATAGTTTCTTTTTAGCAATTTGCTCGGTTTTCGAGGCGCGTATTATACGGGTAATCGCCTTCTGGAGCGAGGAAAAATGTAGTGTAAAGCATTACACCCAATGCTCACTTGGGTTCATCAGGACACATAAAAATAAGTACTGGATATTGAGTCGTTTGTAGACAAATTAGTTCCAATAAAAATGGCGAGAGTTTTCACTCTCGCCATGTTGAATGACCGAATTATCTCATTGATTAGACAATTGGTTTTTGACCACGCTCTGCAAGTTTAAGCACAACACTGTCAGCGACTTTACTTGCTACACCAGCAAGCTTGTCTGCCAATTTTTTCTTCTGCACGTAATGAACGGCTAACACTGTTTTTTCTTTGCACGCAGCAACAACAAGATCATCAGAGGTGCTGATTTCATCCACTAGTCCCAACTCTTTAGCTTGAGTACCAAACCAGTGCTCACCCGTCGCCACTTTTTCCAATTCTAAACTTGGACGACGCTCACGGATGAAGTCTTTGAACAATACGTGCGTTTCTTCTAGCTCTTGCTTGAATTTATCACGTGCTTTGTCGGTGTTTTCACCAAACATGGTTAGCGTGCGTTTGTATTCACCAGCCGTTAACTGCTCGTACTCGATGTCGTGCTTTTTCAGCAGCTTATTGAAGTTTGGAATTTGTGCGATGACACCAATCGAACCCACAATCGCAAATGGTGCAGAAACAATTTTGTCTGCTACACAAGCCATCATGTAACCGCCACTTGCTGCTACTTTATCAACCGAGATGGTCAGAGGAAGTCCGGCAGCTTTGATGCGATCAAGTTGAGAGGAGGCTAAGCCGTAACCATGAACCATACCACCACCAGACTCTAGACGAAGCAATACTTCATCGCCTTCACGAGCAACAGCCAAAATGGCAGTGATTTCTTCACGTAGAGACGCGACTTCTTTTGCATCGATGCTACCGTTGAAATCAAGAACAAACAGGTGTGGTTCGCGTTTGCTGTCTAGCGCCCCCTCTTTGCTCGCTTGTTTGATTTCTTTCTCGCGAGATTTGTTCTTCTCTTTTTCTTCTTTCTTCACCGCTTTGTCACGAGCTTTGATAAAAGCATCGTCATGCAAATAGTGCTCAAGTTGCTCGATAGATTGCTTGTGCTGTTCAGAAAGATTCGTTACTTCGAGTTCGCCTTTTGCAGCGCCCGATTTACTACCAACCGATTTAACAAGGATGAGAATGACAATGATCGCAGCAACAACTGTCACAATCTTGGCCAAGAATAAGCCGTAATCTAATAAAAATTCCAATGAGAGCTCCTTTATCTCATTCCAGCGAATACGTCGCTATGCTACACCGATAAATCAGAGAGAAGGCAACGTGGTTTGTAACCACTTGTTCTGATTGATAGCATACCTAACGAAAGTTCTGGAATTGGTATAACACATGAATTGGTGTATTGTAACCAACTTGTCACGATTACCAAGATTTTCCATTGAGAGACAGGCGTATTTTAGCGCTAACCCACTACATGGACCCTCTTACAATAATAAGGATTAAATACCGTGAACTACTCCGTTTCAAAAGATGCCCTAAAAGGTAAAGTCATTCTTGTTACTGGTGCCGGTAATGGCATTGGCCGCCAAGCGGCGCTTTCTTACGCCAAGCACGGTGCGACTGTGATTCTATTGGGCCGAAACGTTAAGAATCTTGAATCCATCTACGACGAAATTGAAGCCGCAGGTTACCCACAAGCCGCGATCATCCCTCTCGATTTAAAAGGCGCGACCAAGCAAAACTACATTGATATGGCGGAAACCATTGAAGGTCAATTTGGTCAACTAGATGGTTTATTACACAATGCTGGTGTTCTTAGCGCATTATGTCCGTTCGAGCAGATCAATGAAGAGGACTTCGATGACATCATGCAGATTAACGTAAAAGCCGAGGTGCTGATGACTCAAGCGCTACTGCCTGTCATGCGTAAATCTGAAGCAGGTCGCATTATCTTTACCTCTTCTACCGTTGGCCATTCTGGCCGTGCTTTTTGGGGTCCATATGCGATATCTAAGTTCGCAGTAGAAGGTATGATGCAAGTATTGGCGGACGAGTTGAGTGACACGCCAATGCGCGTTAACGCAATTAACCCTGGCGCGACTCGAACTCGCATGCGTGAGAAAGCGTACCCAGGTGAAGACGCGAACACGCTGAAAACACCGCTAGACATTATGCCGCTGTATCTGCATTTGATGGATCCTGCGATGACAGACATACACGGCCAGTGTATTGACGCCCAACCTAAGCGTAAGTAATACATTATCACAACCTCACATAATCGATTAAAAAGGCAGCAAACGCTGCCTTTTTTCATTTTCTCACTGACAAAAATCTTGCGTGTTTTCATCACAGAAATATACTGTATATATATACAGGTATTTTATTTATGCAAGACATCATACAACACTTAAAAAGCCAGCATCTTGTTTGGCAGGCCAATTTAACAAAAGCGGACGACCATCAATTCCTAAGCAGCTCCGGTTTTGCTGAGCTAGATGAATTGCTTGGTGGCGGCTTTCCTTCTCACGGTGTGGTAGAGATGGAATCCGTAGGCAGTATTGGTGAACTACGTTTACTCGCTCCATATCTAAAAGCGTCTCTTTCGAGAGGGGTAACCGCATTCATCCAGCCTCCAGCGTTAATGAATTCGCTGTTTCTACACAATATTGGCTTAGATATAAATCAAGTTTGGATCGTAAATCCTACACATCATCGAGATGCTTTGTGGGCCGCAGAACAGTGTCTGAAAAGTGGTGTTTGTGCCAACGTATTGCTATGGCAAGACGAACTAGAAATCCACCAAGTAAAACGCTTACAGGTTGCCAGTGAACAAGGCGCTTGTCCGCTTTTTATGCTCAAACCGAGCATGGCAAATCGCTTGTCCCTACCTGTGTCATTGAGCTTAAAGCTGCAAGGTCATGAACAGGGCGTAAATGTGGAAGTATTGAAACGCAAAGGGGGCTGGAACAAAGGCAGTATCAATATCGACTTTCAACATGATTACCCGCAGTTGGTGATGCCAGTGATGACTCATATCCCATCGACTGTGGTGAACTTCCCATTGGCGAATCAAGGATAATCACATGGTTTTGTGGATCTACTTGCACTTCCCTCACCTACAGTTGGATGCGCTGTTTGGCAACAACCAAGAGCACCCGGTCGTCATTGTCGAAAGTCAACGCTGCCGGATTATTCAATACAACGAGACGGCCAAGCAGCAAGGCATTAAGCCAAATATGGGCTTAGGCAGTGCTGCGTCTTTGTGTCATGACTTGCAAGTGCATCCTTACCACCCACAAACGGAGTGGAATAAGTTGCAAGAGGTGGCTCAATGGATGTATTTGGTCACTTCTGATGTCGTATTGATACCAAACCAAGGTATTTTGCTGCGTGCGACGCCAATGCTTAATCTCTATGAAGGATTACAAAACTATTGGAATAAAATCCGAACTCATTTAGATGAACTAAAATTGAGCTTTCAGTTTGGTTGTGGCTTCTCACCTTTTTCCGCTAAATTGATGGCGTTATCTGGTGCGAATGTGCTTAGCGAAGATAAAACTTCTATCCAAAAAGCTTTATTTCCGTTGCCATTAACCCTAACCGATTTATCGCCCTCCAATGTTGAAAAACTCCAACGAGTGGGCGTAACAACGCTGCAAGGGTTACTGGAATTGCCATTGCAAGACATCGCTCGCCGTTTTGATATTGATTTAGTCAACTACGTCGGACGCCTTACTGGTCAGTTCAAACACCCTGTCGACTTTTACCATCCAACCGAATCGTTCCAAGTGTATTTGGAGTTACTGTTTGAGATCGAAAATGTTCAGTGGATTGAAAAACCGTTAGCAAAGCTCCTTCGCCAACTCGAAACCTTTCTAAAATTGCGAGACAAAGTCGCCTTTGAACTTCGCTTAACGCTCCATCAACGCGATAAACACGAGCAGCATCTTCAACTCACCTCTGCTCAAGGCGATTATCTATGCCATCGCTGGCAACAACTGGCGAGTTTGAGCTTAGAGTCGCTCACGCTTAATGGAGCGGTGGTCGGTTTGACACTAAAAGTTGTTCGTCAGGGTGAGCCTTTAAGTGCTGCGCGAGATCTTTTTTCTGGGCCAAAAGGACA from Vibrio parahaemolyticus encodes the following:
- a CDS encoding Y-family DNA polymerase, with the protein product MVLWIYLHFPHLQLDALFGNNQEHPVVIVESQRCRIIQYNETAKQQGIKPNMGLGSAASLCHDLQVHPYHPQTEWNKLQEVAQWMYLVTSDVVLIPNQGILLRATPMLNLYEGLQNYWNKIRTHLDELKLSFQFGCGFSPFSAKLMALSGANVLSEDKTSIQKALFPLPLTLTDLSPSNVEKLQRVGVTTLQGLLELPLQDIARRFDIDLVNYVGRLTGQFKHPVDFYHPTESFQVYLELLFEIENVQWIEKPLAKLLRQLETFLKLRDKVAFELRLTLHQRDKHEQHLQLTSAQGDYLCHRWQQLASLSLESLTLNGAVVGLTLKVVRQGEPLSAARDLFSGPKGQMNALELLSLLQAKLGKSAVLKPDIACDPRPEKASQYRLADEPDVPTHSIPDLLRPAMQLPIPIALQEQVSLVHGPERIVSGWWDGDEIMRDYYIAHTKQGRWLWVFRDQHKHWFLHGYFC
- the imuA gene encoding translesion DNA synthesis-associated protein ImuA → MQDIIQHLKSQHLVWQANLTKADDHQFLSSSGFAELDELLGGGFPSHGVVEMESVGSIGELRLLAPYLKASLSRGVTAFIQPPALMNSLFLHNIGLDINQVWIVNPTHHRDALWAAEQCLKSGVCANVLLWQDELEIHQVKRLQVASEQGACPLFMLKPSMANRLSLPVSLSLKLQGHEQGVNVEVLKRKGGWNKGSINIDFQHDYPQLVMPVMTHIPSTVVNFPLANQG
- a CDS encoding YciK family oxidoreductase, giving the protein MNYSVSKDALKGKVILVTGAGNGIGRQAALSYAKHGATVILLGRNVKNLESIYDEIEAAGYPQAAIIPLDLKGATKQNYIDMAETIEGQFGQLDGLLHNAGVLSALCPFEQINEEDFDDIMQINVKAEVLMTQALLPVMRKSEAGRIIFTSSTVGHSGRAFWGPYAISKFAVEGMMQVLADELSDTPMRVNAINPGATRTRMREKAYPGEDANTLKTPLDIMPLYLHLMDPAMTDIHGQCIDAQPKRK